In Streptomyces sp. NBC_01707, a genomic segment contains:
- a CDS encoding 2'-5' RNA ligase family protein has protein sequence MGTVTLGVSIAVPEPYGSLLQERRASFGDPAAYGIPTHVTLLPPTEAEAADLPAVERHLARIATGGRPFPMRLSGTGTFRPLSPVVYVQVVEGASACAWLQKRVRDASGPLMRDLQFPYHPHVTVAHGIAEEAMDRAYAELSDYEASWTCGSFALYEQGADAVWRKINEFPFGAEGSAPAVPAQGGCSVDEPSLQP, from the coding sequence GTGGGGACCGTAACGCTCGGCGTTTCGATCGCGGTCCCGGAGCCCTACGGCAGCCTGCTCCAAGAGCGGCGCGCGAGCTTCGGGGACCCTGCCGCGTACGGCATTCCCACCCACGTCACCCTTCTCCCGCCGACCGAGGCCGAGGCGGCCGACCTGCCCGCGGTCGAACGGCATCTCGCCCGGATCGCGACCGGCGGCCGCCCCTTTCCGATGCGGCTGTCCGGGACGGGGACCTTCCGCCCCCTGTCGCCGGTCGTCTACGTCCAGGTCGTCGAGGGCGCGTCGGCGTGTGCCTGGCTGCAGAAGCGGGTGCGGGACGCGTCCGGCCCCCTGATGCGCGACCTGCAGTTCCCTTACCACCCGCATGTGACCGTGGCGCACGGCATCGCCGAGGAGGCGATGGACCGGGCGTACGCGGAGCTCTCCGACTACGAGGCGTCCTGGACCTGCGGTTCCTTCGCGCTGTACGAGCAGGGTGCGGATGCGGTCTGGCGCAAGATCAACGAGTTTCCGTTCGGGGCGGAGGGCTCTGCTCCCGCGGTACCCGCACAGGGCGGCTGCTCCGTGGACGAGCCGTCCCTGCAGCCCTGA
- a CDS encoding ABC transporter substrate-binding protein → MRSIRVRILAIFAVLVIAGVGAWQLLPSDEVKKDPITVGTTDEVTSLDPAGAYDAGSWAMYSNIYQSLMTFKSGAIVPEPDAAESCGFIGQKLQTYQCKLRDDLTFSSGRKVTAADVEYSIERMMRIKTDVGPSVLFPSLKNVVSEGRTITFNLSSRDATFPQKLATGAGSIVDRDQYPADKLRTGNTVDGSGPYILKSYVPGAEAELVPNPKYKGALKKTGVAVDVRYYKQSDDLLAAWKSGQIDVTHRQLPPATLAELNPGDPDKHITEADSAEIRNLVFNVRPGAPLANKKVRQAIASIIDRGPLVTDVYKGTVEPLYSLIPQGYIGHSTPFFDDYPTPDPARARKLMEEAGVQIPLHINFAYRADDAYTKETAELRRQLEADGLFKVSVKAVEWQAFQKGYAAGKYDAYTVGWLPDYPDPDTFSQPLVGRDTSLHNGYTSKKMDQLISATLQYSDRGRTAGDFKDLQALVSEDVPLVPLWQKKDYVVSTTEVSGSQYLSDGTGIWRLWELNWI, encoded by the coding sequence ATGCGGTCGATCCGGGTACGGATTCTCGCGATTTTCGCGGTTTTGGTCATCGCAGGCGTCGGTGCCTGGCAGTTGCTTCCCTCGGACGAGGTGAAGAAGGACCCGATCACGGTCGGCACGACGGACGAAGTGACCTCACTCGACCCCGCAGGTGCCTACGACGCCGGTTCCTGGGCGATGTACAGCAACATCTACCAGTCCCTCATGACGTTCAAGTCCGGGGCGATCGTCCCCGAGCCGGACGCCGCCGAGAGCTGTGGGTTCATCGGCCAGAAGCTGCAGACATACCAGTGCAAGCTGCGTGACGATCTGACCTTCTCCAGCGGCCGGAAGGTCACCGCCGCCGATGTGGAGTACTCCATCGAGCGCATGATGCGGATCAAGACGGACGTCGGCCCGTCGGTGCTGTTCCCCAGCCTGAAGAACGTGGTGTCCGAAGGCCGCACGATCACCTTCAACCTCTCCTCGCGTGACGCGACCTTCCCGCAGAAGCTCGCCACCGGGGCCGGTTCGATCGTCGACCGCGACCAGTACCCGGCGGACAAGCTCCGCACCGGGAACACGGTCGACGGCTCGGGGCCGTACATCCTGAAGTCGTACGTGCCGGGCGCCGAGGCCGAACTGGTCCCGAACCCCAAGTACAAGGGCGCACTGAAGAAGACCGGAGTCGCGGTCGACGTCCGCTACTACAAGCAGTCGGACGATCTCCTGGCGGCCTGGAAGTCCGGACAGATCGATGTGACGCACCGTCAGCTGCCGCCCGCCACGCTCGCCGAGCTCAACCCCGGTGACCCCGACAAGCACATCACCGAGGCGGACAGCGCCGAGATCCGCAACCTGGTGTTCAACGTGCGGCCCGGGGCTCCGCTCGCCAACAAGAAGGTCCGGCAGGCCATCGCGTCGATCATCGACCGCGGGCCGCTGGTGACGGACGTCTACAAGGGCACCGTCGAGCCGCTCTACTCGCTGATCCCTCAGGGCTACATCGGGCACAGCACACCGTTCTTCGACGACTACCCGACGCCCGACCCGGCGCGCGCCAGGAAGCTGATGGAGGAGGCCGGGGTACAGATCCCGCTGCACATCAACTTCGCCTACCGCGCCGACGACGCGTACACCAAGGAGACCGCCGAGCTGCGCCGCCAGCTGGAGGCGGACGGACTGTTCAAGGTCTCGGTCAAGGCCGTGGAATGGCAGGCCTTCCAGAAGGGGTACGCGGCGGGCAAGTACGACGCCTACACCGTCGGATGGCTGCCCGACTACCCGGACCCCGACACATTCAGCCAGCCGCTCGTCGGCCGCGACACCAGCCTTCACAACGGCTACACCAGCAAGAAGATGGACCAGCTGATCTCGGCCACGCTGCAGTACAGCGACCGCGGCCGCACCGCGGGGGACTTCAAGGACCTTCAGGCCCTGGTCAGCGAGGACGTGCCGCTCGTACCGCTGTGGCAGAAGAAGGACTACGTCGTCAGCACGACCGAAGTCTCCGGCTCGCAGTACCTGTCGGACGGCACGGGCATCTGGCGGCTGTGGGAACTCAACTGGATCTAA
- a CDS encoding metallophosphoesterase yields the protein MVFVLVAVAVLALLVGVHRYVWRRLVGDTTAPGSALRRAGTVAAWLLPLLSIGALVSGRAGAPFGLQQTLAWPGFLWLAALLYLTLALLVGEAVRPVLRRVLARRAADGGTADRAGAAAGGDAAEMGSSPAEVTASGTPAAPATLVVEAPAPPSAAVHPSRRLFVARAVGGAAAVAGLGTVGYGTYGVLRGPRVKRVTVPLAKLPRSAHGFRIAVVSDIHLGPILGRAHTQRIVDTINRTQPDLIAVVGDLVDGTVADLGPAAEPLAGLTARHGAFFVTGNHEYFSGAAQWVDHVRELGLHPLENARVETAGFDLAGVNDIAGESEGQGPDFERALGDRDRARASVLLAHQPVVIDDAVAYGVDLQLSGHTHGGQLWPGNYLAELANPTVAGLERYGDTQLYVSRGAGAWGPPVRVGAPSDITVVQLASRHA from the coding sequence GTGGTCTTCGTTCTGGTGGCGGTCGCGGTCCTCGCGCTGCTGGTCGGTGTGCACCGCTATGTCTGGCGTCGTCTTGTCGGTGACACGACGGCGCCGGGCAGCGCGCTGCGCCGGGCGGGCACCGTGGCGGCCTGGCTGCTGCCCCTGCTGAGCATCGGCGCTCTGGTCTCCGGGCGCGCCGGCGCGCCGTTCGGGCTGCAGCAGACGCTGGCCTGGCCGGGCTTCCTCTGGCTGGCGGCGCTGCTGTATCTGACGCTCGCTCTGCTGGTGGGTGAGGCGGTACGGCCGGTTCTGCGGCGGGTGCTTGCCCGCCGCGCGGCGGATGGCGGGACTGCCGACAGGGCCGGTGCCGCCGCCGGGGGCGATGCGGCTGAAATGGGCTCATCTCCTGCTGAAGTGACCGCGAGTGGGACGCCCGCGGCCCCGGCCACCCTCGTCGTCGAAGCCCCCGCCCCGCCGTCGGCGGCCGTACATCCGTCCCGTCGCCTGTTCGTGGCGCGGGCCGTAGGGGGCGCCGCGGCCGTCGCCGGGCTCGGGACCGTCGGATACGGCACGTACGGCGTGCTCCGCGGCCCGCGCGTCAAGCGGGTCACCGTCCCGCTCGCCAAGCTTCCCCGGTCCGCGCACGGTTTCCGGATCGCCGTCGTCAGCGACATCCACCTCGGCCCCATCCTGGGCCGCGCCCACACCCAGCGGATCGTCGACACGATCAACCGCACCCAGCCCGATCTGATCGCTGTCGTCGGCGATCTCGTGGACGGAACCGTCGCCGACCTCGGCCCGGCTGCCGAACCGCTGGCGGGCCTGACCGCCCGTCACGGGGCGTTCTTCGTCACCGGTAATCACGAGTATTTCTCCGGCGCGGCCCAATGGGTCGATCACGTAAGGGAATTGGGTCTTCACCCGCTGGAGAACGCGCGGGTCGAGACAGCCGGATTCGATCTGGCCGGGGTCAACGACATCGCCGGGGAGAGTGAGGGACAGGGACCCGATTTCGAGCGCGCCCTCGGCGACCGGGACCGTGCCCGCGCCTCCGTCCTCCTCGCCCACCAGCCCGTGGTCATCGACGACGCGGTCGCGTACGGGGTGGACCTCCAGCTCTCCGGCCACACCCACGGCGGCCAGCTCTGGCCGGGCAACTACCTTGCCGAACTGGCCAACCCCACGGTCGCCGGACTCGAACGCTACGGCGACACCCAGCTGTACGTCTCACGGGGCGCGGGCGCCTGGGGTCCGCCGGTTCGGGTCGGCGCACCCTCCGACATCACCGTCGTGCAGCTCGCCTCCCGACACGCCTAG
- a CDS encoding FAD-binding oxidoreductase, with the protein MSVDTVSLTGWGRTAPTTALRFRPRTYEEASIAVRGCGPRGSIARGLGRAYGDAAQNAGGSVLDMTALNRIRTVDAAVGLVVCDAGVSLHRLMEVLLPLGWFVPVTPGTRYVTVGGAIGADIHGRNQHVSGSFSRHVRAMEVLTADGSIRTVRPGTRLFDATAGGLGLTGVILSATLQFHPVATSLMSVDTERAVDLDDLMARLTASDHRYRYSAAWIDLLARGRATGRAVLTRGEHAPLHALPARDRRTPLVFRPGRLPAAPAFVPDGLLGRTSAALFNELWYRRAPKFRTGELQKLSTYFHLLDAVPHWNRVYGRGGFVRYQFVVGHGQEEALRRIVRRISQRRCPSFLAVLKRFGDGDPGWLSFPMPGWTLALDLPAALPGLARFLDGLDEEVAAAGGRVSLAKDSRLRPETMAVMYPRLSEFRALRAELDPDGAFRSDLSRRLAL; encoded by the coding sequence ATGTCCGTCGACACCGTGTCCCTGACCGGCTGGGGCCGCACCGCCCCGACGACCGCGCTGCGGTTCCGTCCCCGTACGTACGAGGAGGCGTCGATCGCGGTACGCGGCTGCGGACCCCGTGGTTCCATCGCCCGCGGCCTCGGCCGGGCCTACGGCGACGCGGCGCAGAACGCGGGCGGCTCCGTACTCGACATGACCGCGCTGAACCGGATCCGCACCGTCGACGCCGCGGTCGGCCTGGTGGTGTGCGACGCGGGCGTGAGCCTGCACCGGCTGATGGAAGTACTGCTGCCGCTCGGCTGGTTCGTGCCGGTCACCCCCGGGACCCGTTACGTCACGGTGGGCGGCGCGATCGGCGCCGACATCCACGGCAGGAACCAGCACGTCTCCGGCTCGTTCTCCCGGCACGTACGGGCCATGGAGGTGCTCACCGCCGACGGCTCGATCCGGACGGTGCGGCCCGGCACCCGCCTCTTCGACGCGACCGCGGGCGGCCTGGGACTGACCGGGGTGATCCTGTCGGCCACGCTCCAGTTCCACCCCGTCGCGACGTCACTCATGTCGGTCGACACCGAACGGGCCGTCGATCTGGACGACTTGATGGCCCGGCTCACCGCCTCCGACCACCGCTACCGCTACTCGGCCGCCTGGATCGACCTCCTCGCCCGCGGCCGGGCGACCGGGCGCGCCGTCCTCACCCGCGGGGAGCACGCACCCCTGCATGCGCTCCCGGCGCGCGACCGGCGCACACCGCTCGTGTTCCGCCCGGGCCGGCTGCCCGCGGCGCCCGCGTTCGTACCGGACGGACTGCTCGGCCGTACCTCGGCCGCCCTGTTCAACGAGCTCTGGTACCGCAGAGCCCCCAAGTTCCGCACCGGTGAACTCCAGAAGCTGTCCACGTACTTCCACCTGCTGGACGCCGTACCGCACTGGAACCGCGTCTACGGCCGCGGCGGCTTCGTGCGGTACCAGTTCGTCGTCGGACACGGACAGGAGGAAGCGTTGCGCCGGATCGTCCGGCGGATCTCGCAGCGCCGCTGCCCGTCGTTCCTCGCCGTGCTCAAGCGCTTCGGGGACGGTGATCCGGGCTGGCTGTCCTTCCCGATGCCGGGCTGGACGCTCGCCCTCGATCTGCCTGCCGCCCTGCCGGGCCTGGCCCGCTTCCTCGACGGGCTGGACGAGGAGGTGGCGGCGGCGGGCGGCCGCGTCAGCCTGGCGAAGGACTCCAGGCTGCGCCCCGAGACGATGGCCGTCATGTATCCACGACTGTCCGAATTCCGGGCGCTGCGCGCGGAACTGGACCCGGACGGGGCGTTCCGCTCGGACCTCTCCCGCCGCCTCGCGCTCTGA
- a CDS encoding D-alanyl-D-alanine carboxypeptidase family protein: MPALKKTVLTVTSAVLLSTFVVGPASAVSKDTTDDPKPTAPMSKVGGGRLGLVGTQVDLGPDAPVLPKDLTGRSWIVADAESGEVLASHNSHWRLPPASTLKMLFADTVMDAPELQPKTLTHKVTNKDLADVGEGSSLVGVKERLTYTVHDLWLGVFLRSGNDAVHVLSSMYGGVPKTVTAMQAHAEELQALDTHVVSPDGYDAPGQVSSAYDLTLFARSGLQKEDFREYCSTATAEFPGEKKAGKKREAFQIQNTNRLLTGDVGVEPYKGIAGVKNGYTTHAGNTFTGVAERNGKVLLVTVMNPKSHESHAVYKEAASLLDWGFDAAGKVTPVGELVPPKSAETGTGKGTESGGGQSTTGANGAANKGKHGSGTTKTAAAGSSGVGIALAIVGGVLVLLAGGVFLVNRRWPLPDLVRRLPRR, translated from the coding sequence GTGCCTGCTCTGAAAAAGACCGTGTTGACGGTCACCTCCGCCGTTCTGCTGTCCACCTTTGTCGTCGGCCCCGCGTCAGCGGTCAGCAAGGACACCACCGACGACCCGAAGCCGACCGCCCCGATGTCGAAGGTGGGCGGCGGGCGGCTCGGCCTCGTCGGCACCCAGGTCGATCTCGGGCCGGACGCGCCGGTGCTGCCGAAGGACCTCACCGGACGGTCCTGGATCGTCGCGGACGCGGAGAGCGGCGAGGTGCTCGCCTCCCACAACTCGCACTGGCGGCTGCCCCCGGCCTCCACCCTGAAGATGCTGTTCGCGGACACGGTCATGGACGCGCCCGAGCTCCAGCCGAAGACCCTGACGCACAAGGTGACGAACAAGGATCTCGCCGACGTCGGTGAGGGCAGCAGCCTGGTCGGCGTCAAGGAGCGCCTGACGTACACGGTCCACGACCTGTGGCTCGGCGTCTTCCTGCGTTCCGGCAACGACGCGGTGCATGTGCTGTCCTCGATGTACGGCGGCGTCCCCAAGACCGTCACCGCCATGCAGGCGCACGCCGAGGAGCTGCAGGCCCTCGACACACACGTGGTGTCGCCCGACGGCTACGACGCCCCCGGCCAGGTCTCCAGCGCGTACGACCTCACGCTGTTCGCCCGCAGCGGACTGCAGAAGGAGGACTTCCGCGAGTACTGCTCGACTGCCACGGCCGAATTCCCCGGCGAGAAGAAGGCCGGCAAGAAGCGCGAGGCCTTCCAGATCCAGAACACCAACCGGCTGCTCACCGGTGACGTCGGCGTCGAGCCGTACAAGGGCATCGCGGGCGTCAAGAACGGCTACACCACTCACGCGGGCAACACCTTCACCGGTGTCGCCGAGCGCAACGGCAAGGTGCTGCTCGTCACCGTCATGAACCCGAAGTCCCACGAGAGTCACGCCGTCTACAAGGAGGCCGCGAGCCTGCTCGACTGGGGCTTCGACGCGGCCGGCAAGGTGACCCCGGTCGGTGAACTGGTCCCCCCGAAGTCGGCGGAGACGGGAACGGGCAAGGGCACGGAATCGGGCGGCGGACAGAGCACGACCGGCGCCAACGGCGCGGCGAACAAGGGCAAGCACGGTTCGGGCACCACCAAGACGGCCGCGGCGGGCTCCAGCGGGGTCGGGATCGCGCTCGCGATCGTCGGCGGAGTCCTGGTGCTGCTGGCCGGCGGGGTCTTCCTGGTCAACCGGCGCTGGCCGCTGCCGGACCTGGTGCGCCGCCTTCCTCGCCGCTGA
- a CDS encoding decaprenylphospho-beta-D-erythro-pentofuranosid-2-ulose 2-reductase, protein MKDAFGAPQSLLLLGGTSRIGLATARRLIARRTRTVWLAGRPSPGLESAAAELRALGAYVRTVDFDALDSESHETALGKIFTEGDIDMVLLAFGILGDQERDEEEPLSAVRVAQTNYTGAVSAGLVCAGALQEQGHGSLVVLSSVAGERARRADFIYGSSKAGLDAFAQGLGDALHGTGVHVMVVRPGSVRSGTTAGTAGAPLATTPEAVADAIVTGLRRRSETVWVPGALRVVMSALRHVPRPLFRRLPV, encoded by the coding sequence GTGAAGGACGCCTTCGGTGCCCCGCAGTCCCTGCTCCTGCTCGGTGGCACGTCCCGGATCGGGCTGGCGACCGCGCGCCGACTGATCGCCCGCCGCACCCGCACGGTCTGGCTGGCCGGACGCCCCTCGCCCGGGCTGGAGTCGGCCGCGGCGGAACTGCGCGCCCTGGGCGCGTACGTCCGTACCGTCGACTTCGACGCCCTGGACTCCGAGTCCCACGAGACCGCCCTCGGCAAGATCTTCACCGAGGGCGACATCGACATGGTGCTGCTCGCGTTCGGCATCCTCGGGGACCAGGAGCGCGACGAGGAGGAACCGCTCTCCGCGGTACGGGTCGCCCAGACCAACTACACGGGGGCGGTCTCCGCCGGTCTGGTGTGCGCCGGCGCACTGCAGGAGCAGGGTCACGGATCGCTGGTGGTGCTGTCCTCGGTGGCGGGCGAGCGGGCCCGCCGCGCCGACTTCATCTACGGATCGAGCAAGGCGGGACTGGACGCGTTCGCCCAGGGGCTGGGCGACGCCCTGCACGGCACCGGGGTGCACGTGATGGTCGTGCGTCCCGGCTCCGTACGGTCGGGCACGACGGCGGGGACGGCCGGGGCACCGCTCGCGACGACCCCGGAGGCGGTCGCGGACGCGATCGTGACGGGGCTGCGGCGCCGCTCGGAGACGGTGTGGGTGCCGGGAGCGCTGCGGGTCGTGATGTCGGCACTGCGCCATGTGCCGAGGCCGCTGTTCCGGCGTCTTCCGGTCTGA
- a CDS encoding YihY/virulence factor BrkB family protein, which translates to MDWLKKLPVVGPPVSWLMTTHAWRSYETLDRVHWARLAAAITFISFLALFPLIAVGAAVGAAMLSTEQLHKIEDKVAEQVPGISDQLGIAGLVAHAGTVGLVAGVLLLLTGVGWIGAMRGCLRAVWEMDDVDQGNPVVRKLKDAGLLVGLGGAALVTLTASTAGSTAVGWTARLVGISDRGAGGVLLQIAALLVAALAGFLLLLYLLTLLPGVQPPHRRLVTAAVIGAIGFELLKLLLGSYMKSVASKSMYGAFGVPVALLLWINFTAKLLLFCAAWTATPSRRRTKEGAGDVSGEEGGAPGPAAASAG; encoded by the coding sequence ATGGACTGGCTGAAGAAACTCCCCGTCGTCGGGCCACCCGTCTCGTGGCTGATGACGACGCACGCCTGGCGCTCGTACGAAACGCTCGACCGGGTCCACTGGGCCAGGCTCGCCGCCGCGATCACCTTCATCAGCTTCCTCGCGCTCTTCCCGCTGATCGCGGTCGGCGCGGCGGTCGGCGCGGCGATGCTCTCCACCGAGCAGTTGCACAAGATCGAGGACAAGGTCGCCGAGCAGGTGCCCGGCATCTCCGACCAGCTCGGCATCGCGGGTCTGGTGGCCCACGCGGGGACGGTCGGGCTGGTCGCCGGTGTGCTGCTGCTCCTCACCGGCGTCGGCTGGATCGGTGCGATGCGCGGCTGTCTGCGCGCGGTCTGGGAGATGGACGACGTGGACCAGGGCAACCCGGTCGTCCGTAAGCTCAAGGACGCCGGACTGCTGGTCGGCCTCGGCGGGGCGGCGCTCGTCACCCTCACCGCCTCCACGGCCGGCTCCACCGCGGTCGGCTGGACCGCTCGGCTGGTGGGCATCTCCGACCGGGGGGCCGGCGGGGTGCTGCTGCAGATCGCAGCCCTGTTGGTGGCCGCCCTGGCCGGCTTCCTGCTGCTGCTCTATCTGCTGACCCTGCTGCCCGGCGTCCAGCCGCCGCACCGCCGGCTGGTCACGGCCGCGGTGATCGGCGCGATCGGCTTCGAACTCCTCAAGCTGCTGCTCGGCAGTTATATGAAGAGCGTCGCGTCGAAGAGCATGTACGGCGCCTTCGGCGTGCCGGTCGCCCTCCTGCTCTGGATCAACTTCACCGCGAAACTGCTGCTGTTCTGCGCCGCCTGGACGGCGACGCCGAGCAGGCGGCGGACGAAGGAGGGCGCCGGGGACGTCAGCGGCGAGGAAGGCGGCGCACCAGGTCCGGCAGCGGCCAGCGCCGGTTGA
- the trpS gene encoding tryptophan--tRNA ligase: MASERPRVLSGIQPTAGSFHLGNYLGAVRQWVALQESHDAFYMVVDLHAITVPQDPVELRANTRLAAAQLLAAGLDPERCTLFVQSHVPEHAQLGWVMNCLTGFGEASRMTQFKDKSAKQGADRATVGLFTYPVLQVADILLYQANQVPVGEDQRQHIELTRDLAERFNGRFGETFTVPDPYILKETAKIFDLQDPSSKMSKSAATPKGLINLLDEPKATAKKVRSAVTDTDTVIRFDPAEKPGVSNLLTIYSTLTGSGVADLEQKYEGKGYGALKTDLAEVMVEFVTPFRTRTQEYLDDPESLDSILAKGAEKARAVAAETLALTYDRMGFLPAKH; the protein is encoded by the coding sequence ATGGCCTCTGAACGCCCCCGCGTGCTCTCCGGAATCCAGCCCACCGCAGGCTCGTTCCACCTCGGCAACTACCTCGGTGCGGTCCGCCAGTGGGTGGCGCTGCAGGAGTCCCACGACGCCTTCTACATGGTCGTGGACCTGCATGCGATCACCGTTCCGCAGGATCCCGTCGAGCTTCGCGCGAACACCCGGCTCGCCGCCGCCCAGCTGCTCGCCGCAGGACTCGACCCGGAACGCTGCACGCTCTTCGTGCAGAGCCATGTCCCGGAGCACGCCCAGCTCGGCTGGGTGATGAACTGCCTCACGGGCTTCGGCGAGGCATCCCGGATGACGCAGTTCAAGGACAAGTCCGCGAAGCAGGGCGCCGACCGGGCCACCGTAGGCCTCTTCACCTACCCGGTCCTCCAGGTCGCGGACATCCTGCTGTACCAGGCCAACCAGGTCCCGGTCGGCGAGGACCAGCGTCAGCACATCGAGCTCACCCGCGACCTCGCCGAGCGCTTCAACGGCCGGTTCGGTGAGACCTTCACCGTCCCGGACCCGTACATCCTCAAGGAGACGGCGAAGATCTTCGACCTTCAGGACCCGTCGTCCAAGATGAGCAAGTCGGCGGCCACCCCGAAGGGGCTGATCAACCTCCTCGACGAGCCGAAGGCCACGGCGAAGAAGGTCAGGAGCGCGGTCACCGACACGGACACGGTCATCCGCTTCGACCCCGCCGAGAAGCCGGGCGTCAGCAACCTCCTGACCATCTACTCCACCCTCACCGGATCGGGTGTCGCGGATCTGGAGCAGAAGTACGAGGGCAAGGGCTACGGTGCGTTGAAGACCGACCTCGCAGAGGTCATGGTCGAGTTCGTCACACCGTTCCGGACCCGCACGCAGGAGTATCTTGACGACCCCGAGTCGCTGGACTCGATCCTGGCCAAGGGCGCGGAGAAGGCCCGAGCGGTGGCCGCCGAGACCCTGGCGCTGACCTACGACCGGATGGGCTTTCTGCCCGCGAAGCACTGA
- a CDS encoding sigma-70 family RNA polymerase sigma factor, whose protein sequence is MIARVRAGEAEAYAQLVRAHTGVALRAAVAFGAGADAEDVVQSAFLKAYQSLGGFREGAAFRPWLLRIVVNETRNTVRSVGRARAVAGREAMLRGADPAIPESADPAVAALAEERRTLLTAALDELGEDHRRVVTYRYLLEMDEAETAQALGWPRGTVKSRLNRALRKLEKKLGTTTDGRGTDRRGTDRRGADRRGAGGGEGHE, encoded by the coding sequence GTGATCGCTCGTGTGCGCGCCGGGGAGGCGGAGGCATACGCGCAGCTCGTGCGCGCCCACACGGGCGTCGCCCTGCGGGCCGCGGTCGCCTTCGGAGCGGGGGCCGACGCGGAGGATGTGGTGCAGTCGGCTTTCTTGAAGGCGTACCAGTCGCTGGGGGGCTTCCGGGAGGGGGCGGCATTCCGGCCGTGGCTGCTGCGGATCGTGGTGAACGAGACGAGGAACACGGTCCGGTCGGTGGGCCGGGCGCGAGCGGTGGCCGGGCGCGAGGCGATGTTGCGGGGCGCCGATCCGGCGATACCGGAGTCGGCGGATCCGGCGGTGGCGGCGCTCGCGGAGGAGCGCCGGACGCTGCTGACGGCCGCGCTCGACGAGCTGGGCGAAGACCATCGTCGGGTCGTCACGTACCGCTACCTGCTGGAGATGGACGAGGCGGAGACGGCACAGGCCCTGGGCTGGCCACGGGGAACGGTGAAGTCCCGGCTGAACCGCGCCCTGCGAAAGCTGGAGAAGAAGCTCGGGACGACCACGGACGGTCGAGGGACGGACAGGCGAGGGACGGACAGGCGAGGGGCGGACAGGCGAGGGGCGGGAGGGGGTGAGGGGCATGAGTGA
- a CDS encoding SCO4848 family membrane protein, whose product MKLTRPISWFLLAFGVWSWCIWVTFAKNLWKDGSGLAFDDAGDPTAYFWVHLLLAITSFLLGTAVGLIGLRGLRALRHERA is encoded by the coding sequence ATGAAGCTCACCCGTCCCATCTCCTGGTTCCTGCTCGCCTTCGGGGTGTGGAGCTGGTGCATTTGGGTCACTTTCGCCAAGAATCTATGGAAAGACGGCAGTGGACTTGCCTTCGACGACGCGGGTGACCCGACTGCCTACTTCTGGGTGCATCTGCTGCTCGCCATCACGTCCTTTCTTCTGGGGACGGCGGTCGGTCTGATCGGGTTGCGCGGACTCAGGGCTCTGCGCCACGAACGTGCATAA